From the Methylobacterium sp. FF17 genome, one window contains:
- a CDS encoding stability/partitioning determinant — protein MTTGKSRQSLGFGDELDNLDPAAWAMPVTERVKPDEAKKAAEAAGFRSREPAAPTSAPKQRRRRTGRNAQFNLKTTPETIEAFTRIADAQGWGLGEAFEKATALLERETSKN, from the coding sequence ATGACGACCGGCAAGAGCCGCCAGTCGCTGGGCTTCGGTGATGAGTTGGACAACCTCGATCCCGCTGCCTGGGCAATGCCAGTTACTGAACGAGTCAAGCCTGACGAGGCGAAGAAGGCCGCTGAGGCTGCAGGCTTCCGCAGCCGTGAGCCCGCAGCCCCTACCTCGGCGCCGAAGCAGCGCCGTCGACGGACTGGACGGAACGCGCAATTTAATTTGAAGACTACTCCGGAGACGATCGAGGCGTTTACCCGGATCGCGGACGCGCAGGGATGGGGGCTCGGCGAGGCTTTCGAAAAAGCGACAGCATTGTTGGAACGCGAGACTTCGAAAAATTAG
- a CDS encoding YciE/YciF ferroxidase family protein — translation MSVPSSLQDVYLDELKDNWSANDQMARIVQQMSQKASDAKLKQMLERSVEGINKHTGFLKSLIEQAGGEVEPEHCKGMEGLVSEARKHTSEEAPQDGKLRDVVIIAQYQRMSHYGLAGFGTAAAYAKALGKSEDEQKLKQAVSEIYKGDEFASQLAENLQQVATK, via the coding sequence ATGTCAGTACCCAGCAGCCTGCAAGACGTCTATCTCGATGAGTTAAAAGATAATTGGTCGGCCAACGATCAGATGGCCCGCATCGTCCAGCAGATGAGCCAGAAGGCGAGCGATGCGAAGCTCAAGCAGATGCTGGAACGCTCCGTCGAGGGCATCAACAAGCACACCGGTTTCCTCAAGAGCCTGATCGAACAGGCTGGCGGAGAGGTCGAGCCTGAGCACTGCAAGGGTATGGAAGGTCTCGTCAGTGAAGCTCGCAAGCACACCTCTGAGGAAGCTCCGCAAGATGGTAAGCTGCGCGACGTGGTGATCATCGCTCAGTACCAGCGCATGTCACATTATGGACTTGCCGGGTTCGGCACGGCGGCAGCCTACGCCAAGGCGCTGGGCAAGTCCGAGGACGAACAGAAGCTTAAGCAGGCTGTTTCTGAGATCTACAAGGGCGATGAGTTCGCCAGCCAGTTAGCTGAGAACCTGCAACAGGTGGCCACCAAGTAG